Genomic DNA from Thermoplasmata archaeon:
GTTCTCATAGTACTTTTTGTCTGGTTTTTCTACAAAGTCTATAAATGCCTCATCTACTATCAAATAACTATTGTTTTTTGCGTTGTCTTCTGCCAGCTCTTTCAAGAACCGGTAATATTTGCCGGTCGGATTGTTAGGATTTGAAAAATAGAGTATCTCATCGTGCAGTTTCAAGTCTTCAAATTCAGGATCTGGATTATTTATATATCTTATTTTCATATCAAACAATTTTGCAACACGAGCGTATTCTCCGTACGTGCTTTTTAACATTACTGCAGTTTTGCCCTTGAAAAAATATGAGACCATGTTCAATAGCTCTGTCACTCCTGCGCCTATGACCACCTCTCTCTCTATTTCAAATCTTTTTTTAATCTCTTTTTCCAGCATGTTCTCACAGTATGGATATCTCTCAAATTCTGCTGATTTTATGGCTTTTTTTACAAATCTAGGAGCATACGGATTGCTTGAATATGAAAAATCCAGGTACTCGCGCTCATCTTCTCTAGCTCCACCATGATATACTTCCATTCATGCTCACCAATATAATAAGTACTATAAAAACAAAGAGGTATGAAAAAAATGCAATGTACTCGATCGCGTGTTTTAAATCTTTTCTCTCAGGATCTCTAGCACCCGGAATCTTATAGTATCCTGGCTTTTCAAGCGTAAGATTTAAAAGTGCTGCAAAGCCAGCAATAGAATACATTCCATTTATCTTCAGCTTTCTGTACGCTCTGTAATTATTCAATACTTTTCTTCTCGAATAAAGTATCAAAAATGCGCCGAGTATGCGCGCAGGTATGAAGTTCAGCACATCGTCTGCACGTGCGGCAAACTTGCCAAAATACTCGTATTTTTCAGACCTGTACCCGATCATGGCATCTGCAGTATTTATGATCCTGTATATTACTGCGNNNNNNNNNNNNNNNNNNNNNNNNNNNNNNNNNNNNNNNNNNNNNNNNNNNNNNNNNNNNNNNNNNNNNNNNNNNNNNNNNNNNNNNNNNNNNNNNNCAGTTAAGGGTGCGTTCGGAGATATTGCAATATAATATTCTGAAACGTTAGAGTTTTGCATGGCTTCAATAGCATACTCTATCACCATCTTGCCATTAACTTTCAAGATCAGTTTTTCAGTGTTCATTCTGCTACTTTTTCCCCCTGCCATTATAATGCCAAGCATAATATCACCATTGTAACAGCTCTTGCAAGTTCATTCATTGCTCCCAATCCATCTCCGTTCAAAAACCCAAAATTTTTTGTTGATATTCTTAATATTATGTATGAAACAATAAAGCCTGTGAAAATGAATAAATAATATATTTTCAGGATCGGAACAAACAAAAATGATAATAATATTGCAATTATGAAAATATTAATGTTAAAATGTTCCATAAACTGTTTTGCCAATCCTGATTCCGGTGCTTTTTTTGAAAGCAATCCTCCAAGCATCGAAAATTTGGCAGATAGTTCAGACACTAAAAAAAAGACGATAACATTAAATATTGAATAGCTCAGGATATCAATAGCTATAAACTCTGTCAAAAGCACAAATATTATCATAACAACTCCTGCAGTTCCCGTGTTCACATCTTTCAGAGCCTTTATCTTGCTCTCAATTGACCCTTTTTTCATCACACCGTCCGCAAAATCAGAGAGTCCGTCAAGATGCAGTATTCCGGTCATTAAATATAGAGAAATCAAAGAAAATAATACTGTAAAAAAATGAGGTAGAAAATGCTCTGACAGAATATATACTGTTATCGGCACTAGCGAGATCAAAAACGCTAAAAACGAGATAAAATAAAGTTGTCCAGTAGCTCGACTCAGCTCTCCTTTTACCGGTACTCTGGTAAAAAATCCAAACAGGTCCAACATTGCAAAAACTTAAAATACACTTTACATATATCAACTTTGCTTAAATATGTTATTCTTGCTCGTCATATCTAATACCAATGTTGCGGAGATACCAGGAATCACTGTTGCGGGCGAAAATCCGGAGATTATGAAATATACTCCTCCGGCAGATGCAGAGTACCTTTTTTATGAACGGCCATTATGCATAAATACAGTGCCGGTAACTCCTGCCGGACATCCAACACCAGGCATAATCACCAAGGCTGTAAAAGAGCTTGTAAATATGCCAGTAATGGTGGTAAGGTCCGGATCGATAATAGCTCCGAACCTGCCATATATCCATATCACAGACCAGCCTGGCGAAAATATTGTGAATGTTACAGCCATAAAAGATCTTGATGCAATAATGAACAATGCTAAAATACTGGCAAAGCAGGTCAATCAGAACGAAATAATGATCGCAGAGAGCATACCGGGTGGTACTACTACTGCACAGGCAGTGTTGACTGCGCTAGGATACAATGCGCAAGTTTCTTCGGCAGACATTGAAAATCCGATAAGCTTAAAAAAAGAGATTGTAAAAAAAGCAATGTCCAGATTAAAATTTCCCATCACATGGAAAACTGCACTGAAAGAGCTTGGAGATCCGATGATGGCGTTTATCAACGGCTTTGTTCCAGAATTTGAAGGATCTGTGTATTTGGCAGGAGGAACCCAGATGCTTGCAGTGGCAGCACTGTTGAAAGAGCAGGGTATAAAAGTGAAAAAAATCACCACTACCAGATACATCACAGAAGACAAGTTATCATCATTTAAAAAAACTGCAGCTGAGATCGGAGCAGAGTATTATTCAGCGCCATTAAATTTTTCGGGATCTAAGTATAAAGGATTGAGAGACTATGAATCAGGAATGGTGAAAGAAGGAGTAGGTGCAGGAGGTGCAGTATATATTGCCGAAAAAAACGGAATAAGCATCAGTAAGATAACTGAAAGGGTAGAGCAACTTTATTCTAAATTTTTCAAATAACCTCAAATCCATATCTCTTTTTGAGCTCTTCAAACCTGGTTCTTATCATTAAAAGCGCTTCTGGCAAATGTTCTAATATGTCTCGCGCGACCATGCCGTCCTCTCCTTTATCTCTT
This window encodes:
- a CDS encoding aminotransferase class I/II-fold pyridoxal phosphate-dependent enzyme, which encodes MEVYHGGAREDEREYLDFSYSSNPYAPRFVKKAIKSAEFERYPYCENMLEKEIKKRFEIEREVVIGAGVTELLNMVSYFFKGKTAVMLKSTYGEYARVAKLFDMKIRYINNPDPEFEDLKLHDEILYFSNPNNPTGKYYRFLKELAEDNAKNNSYLIVDEAFIDFVEKPDKKYYENMIILRSFTKSYNIAGIRTGYAIADPDIAAQIRKFRMPWSIGALGCSVVKAIVDDSEYLATTIPKIARERKRLETRLNLKTDSNYFIADVKNASDVSEKLKKKNILVRNCSSFGLNCCIRFSIKKKNENSILIEELEKFEPSIPGWLRF
- a CDS encoding cobalamin biosynthesis protein, which translates into the protein AVIYRIINTADAMIGYRSEKYEYFGKFAARADDVLNFIPARILGAFLILYSRRKVLNNYRAYRKLKINGMYSIAGFAALLNLTLEKPGYYKIPGARDPERKDLKHAIEYIAFFSYLFVFIVLIILVSMNGSISWWS
- the cobS gene encoding adenosylcobinamide-GDP ribazoletransferase, which produces MLDLFGFFTRVPVKGELSRATGQLYFISFLAFLISLVPITVYILSEHFLPHFFTVLFSLISLYLMTGILHLDGLSDFADGVMKKGSIESKIKALKDVNTGTAGVVMIIFVLLTEFIAIDILSYSIFNVIVFFLVSELSAKFSMLGGLLSKKAPESGLAKQFMEHFNINIFIIAILLSFLFVPILKIYYLFIFTGFIVSYIILRISTKNFGFLNGDGLGAMNELARAVTMVILCLAL
- a CDS encoding TIGR00303 family protein — protein: MLFLLVISNTNVAEIPGITVAGENPEIMKYTPPADAEYLFYERPLCINTVPVTPAGHPTPGIITKAVKELVNMPVMVVRSGSIIAPNLPYIHITDQPGENIVNVTAIKDLDAIMNNAKILAKQVNQNEIMIAESIPGGTTTAQAVLTALGYNAQVSSADIENPISLKKEIVKKAMSRLKFPITWKTALKELGDPMMAFINGFVPEFEGSVYLAGGTQMLAVAALLKEQGIKVKKITTTRYITEDKLSSFKKTAAEIGAEYYSAPLNFSGSKYKGLRDYESGMVKEGVGAGGAVYIAEKNGISISKITERVEQLYSKFFK